The sequence GGGTACATATTGAGGGGTATCAGGTAGAGTTGCGTCGTTCGCACCTACTCGAACGGATCAGTAAATGCACATGTACTGCTGTAAAGCGACATACCTAACCAAATGGTTATCAGTTTCACGTGTTGAGCATGTCCCTTCTCCCTTGCTTCTTTGGTAGCGAAGACTTGCTCGAATACGGGGATAGCCCTGTCATGAGGACATCAGTCTTGATGCGTCGGCTGTGGGAATGCACTGACCAGTCACTGTTGTATCCTGTCCCCATAAGTCAGTATAACCATAGAATGCATCATACATGAAGggatgacccacctccataccctcTGTTGACAACATCGCATCTTCGCATGTAATATTCTGACATCCGCTGATCCAACGAGCCTGCCGAAGCAGCTTGGGTGAGGGAGTCTCCCTAAAATCGCTTCAAGATTCAGCTCAGCCATCGTCAGAGGCATTCGGTGCATGTATTCACCCACGAAGAGCATGATTGCGTCAGTGTAGCTTGAGGATGCCATGGTGAAGGTCAAGATCGCAAGTAGCAGGAGTACAGATATGTTTGAGAAGGAATTATGAAGCATGCAAAAGAGTGTCAAGAATGTAAGAATAGGTGAGGAATCAagatgaacgatgatgacgtTTGATCCATTTTGAAGGAGATATAACCGTCGAATCCTCTTTCACTCTTTCACTCTTTGTTACTCAactttctccttcatcctttATACTCTTACTCTTTCATCCTTCAGCCTCATAATCGTCAATAATAACCATACCCCCAATCTATCCAGAGTCAATTTATACTACATACAATGACCGCAGAATCAGAACAACCAGTAGCTTCGACCTCGTATATCCCTCCGACCAAATACATACTCTCGAAAGCTCATCTCGCCGCTTTTCAACGTTCACAGACACACCAAGACATCCTCGACTTTGTAGATGACCTGAATGAGGCGATAGTAGGCAAAAAGCTGACAGAAGCTGGAGAGGGCTCAGAGGTATGTTTGGCGTGATTGAGCGTTACGAGCGACTATATCTAATAAGATGACTCAGCGCACGAAACCCATCATAGGTATACTGGAGTCAATCCTGGAGATAGCCAAATCGACCCCTCCGGTCGATAACAAGTTGTCGAGGTTTGGTAACCCCGCCTTTAAGACTTTCTATGATAAAGTTGTGGATGTAAGTGAACATAAGATTTATCACGTATTGAACATATCTGACTTTGTATTGAGTTATATAGGCTTCGAGGGAATTGCATTCTCGAATAGAAGGATTACCTTCCGAAGGGATACCCGAGGTAGAGGTGTATTTCAAGGAATCATGGGGAAACAAGCAGAGAGTAGATTATGGAAGTGGAATGGAGTTCAACTTTCTCTGTTGGCTGTGAGTGTATGGTTTTGATCAATCGGGAGgacgatgctgatatttggTATAACAGATTATGCCTTACTAAGCTGGGTGTATTTACAAAAGAGGATTATCAGTTCCTGGTTCTGGGGGTGTTCTGGAGGTGAATCACTCGTACCCTTATCCGTATGAGTATACTGATAAATGGTCTGAAAGGTATATCGAAGTGATGAGGTACCTCCAATCGACATATTGGCTCGAACCAGCTGGATCACACGGTGTATGGGGTTTAGACGATTATCATttcctccccttcctatGGGGCAGCGGGCAATTGAAAGGTAAACTCGCTTTCATTCTTCAACAAATGAAAAATACTTCGATATAGCTAAGTCGGTTTACGATAGACCATAAATACCTTCGACCCAAAGCTATACACGACCCCGAGATCCTCGAGGCCTTCTCAAAAGAATACATGTACCTATCTTgcatatcattcatcaactcCATCAAGACTGCTTCTCTCAGATGGCATTCACcgatgttggatgatatttCAGCAGTCAAGACCTGGTCGAAAGTCAATGAAGGCATGGAGAAGATGTATAAAGCCGAGGTACTGGGTAAATTACCGGTCATGCAGCATGCTCTGTTCGGTAGTTTGTTACCTTTCCCTACGCCTGAACAAGATCCCgagttgaagaaggctttgcAAGAGGAAGGCGAGGTACCTCAACCGGACGCTCATGGTCATATACATGTGAAGGGGGAGACTGGCTGGTCGATGGATTGCTGTGGTATAccaggtgagttgttgacGAATGGTTTACAACCATAACCCTGTCTCCACCCTTGTCCACTGTTCGCCGTCGTTGGTCGACCTATTCTTGCGCATCGCCCTATCATCCTTGCGCGTCACTTGCGTCTCCCTACAAGGAGCTGATCCTCGTAACTATAGTCCCATCCGCTTTCGCCGCTGCCCAGGACGGCGCAACACCACATGGCGGTACACCCACCTTCACCGCTCGATCAGGTATCAAACCCATCCCATTCGATTAACGCTGACACTCCACCCAAAACCCTAATGACATGCATATAATGACACAACATACATGAAAAATTCCCTCTATATACCAACTACCCAATATCCTTTTATATCCTATTTTCAACCCGATTGAGATACTTTCCAGATCCACCTTCTAAGCGATTCCCAAACCTGATCGACATCCACTTCTCTCCTAATATTCAAAACCTCATAATTATGTCCCATCTCCTTAGCCATATGTTCGAAATGATAATTCCCAGCTACATTCTCAACCTGCAATTCCATGACCGTCCCATCTCCCGGAGGTAGGAACAACGATAATCCCAAAGCCCCTCCATGAGAAGAAACCAGTATCGTACTGTGCCCCACGAAATGTATTTGAGTTTCCAGGGCATGGACCGTAGGATCTATCATGGCGAATCTGACTGGTAGAGGATCTTGATCCGATATCGTCTCAGGTGAAGTCAATGACCACGATTCAGGTATATCCTGTGCGTCCTGATATACACAACCTGTTGAACCGAATTCGCCGGATCCGAGGGAGTCTTTACACATCTTCTCTAATTCCGTTCTAAACTTCTTGATCAATTCAGGTTCGTTGGTGATATGTCGTACGTCCCTCCAATTCGACCAGTCGTTGTGTTTCTGAGCATAGACATCTAACTTGGCTCTGGATAGCCATAATACATTGATGGGACGCCGTGGTCGATCAGATAGATGATGCGACTCGAGTAGATTGGCGGGAAGGGATAATGACGGTGGGAGTAATCCAAATAAATGTCGATAGTAATGCGATGCCGCCCAGGTGATTGTCGAAGCGCATGAATACGAATTACCAACTCCCATTGCTGATAGGAGGGAAGCTCCTGCTCCGACGCTGTGTATGGCATTGGTGACTATGCGTTGCGGTTCTTCGTCAGTCAGAGCATCAACGTTCATGAATGAAGGATTGACTCACGACATGTCCCCTCTGTCCAGGGATCCAGACTCAACCTTCTTGGTGCCCATGCTCCCATCCTGTCCCAGAGGGGAGTGAAATGGTTCGAATCCATTCCATACCCTTCTACAAAGACCAGCTGGACCCTCGATTCAATCAACGCAGGAGCAGTCTGCACAGCTACAAAGACAGAGACCAATGTCGTAATGAGATCTTCAGCTACGTGAAAGCTGGGATTCCCAAGTCAGTCACTAGCCCAGcaccataccatatcattgggaagaagaaggaggattaAATCAAACTTACGGATTCCACTGATCCTGTCTACCAATAATCAACAAAGTCCTTTCGATCCGTTCCTTACAACTCGcaacttcatcctccaattccaCCTTCTCCGAATCGGAACCCAGGaacctctcccttcccatctctaCATTCAACTTTATCCCTTCCTCCGTTATCTCACATCCAGCAGCTCTGAACCGCCTCTCGGAATCCGGTATCGTCCTCAGATTCCTAGATATGCAGGGCGCAGCAGGATAAGGCCACCATTTACTGAAAGAATCTCTGTGCACCGTGGAGCAGAATATCGTCGTGCCTTCTACTTTCTCCTTGGGATCCcaatgaggtgagtgggtaTGACTACCATTCCTTATTTGAGAGGGTACGAATTGGTCGAGTGATCCCCCAGGAGGAACACAGTACCCCAACTGAGTAGAATGATAGGCATCTATCAGTTCCCTACTCAACTGTCCACTGCAGGTATCCAACCCTCTTGCTTTAACCTCTTTCTCCGCCAAATCCCAGAACGCCAGCATCGTCCTAAGGGGAAAGGAATCTCTGAAGAACGTTCCTGGTTGTCCGGCAGAGGGGTCCAACCGATCCAATACATCCTGAGCTGTTGCGGCTGCGGACGCATAGGTTTGGTCGTAATATGCGTTGGTATTCTTGGTAGCAAGTCTGGTATAGGATGAGTTGGGGAAGGCACCTATAATGACATAGTGGAATATCACCAGTGTCCCACAGGCACCCAACACGTATttaaggatgaggatagggGTGATTTGGTATTTCTGATGCCTTTGACGGTACGGTGGGCCAGGTAAAGGAGGGTAGGtcggagaagaggaggaatcaGTGGGTAATGGTTCGTAGTTTGCTGATGACATTGTGGATTGGGACGGATGAGCTGGGACGTTGGGTTATATCATTGTATGTTCTGAGTAAAAGTATGAATGAATTATGCAATGTAGATCAATTTCGAGTGTGAATGTGAGGAATGTTGAATCTGAAAATAGGCATAAACAACAACATTACAAAATCCACCTCCATTCTCGGCATCTACGCATTTTGACTGCGACTGAAcctgatgatctgatgaagCAGACACAGAGACACATCTTATACAAGAGCAAAGCTGGACTACAGACCATGCACCGCGGACAATCAAAGATGGAGGGATCGTTCATATTCGTTGCATTGCGTATGATGTTATCTATCATCACTATTTACTGAGTAGTTGATTTATCCTTCTTAGCTTCTTTCCTTCTGtgcctcttctccctcaacttgGCACCTCTGTTAACCCCGCCAAATTCCTTGGAGAACGAAGTATCTACGAAATGAATACCACCGATAGTGACACCTTCAACCTGgtccttcttcacctgcaATTCCTTCGCCTTGGTAgcgtccttctccttcttccctgcAGCCTGTTCTGTAACGGGAGTAGGGAACAGAGTAGCAGTCATGACCTCCCTCTTTAAAACTTCATGAACAACACCatgatgagctggatcttgcttcagctcttcctccttctgctccaGGACCCTTCTATCCTCGAGGTTCTGCTCTTCATCTCTGAATTCCCAAGCGGTTCTTTCTACACCCTTCGAGGCATTCTCCCTCGTTCGACTGCCGAATGAACCTTCTTGTCCTACACCAGAGTCCCATCTTTGTTCTTCCAGCCTCTCAGCACTTGTACTTGGATGGGAATCATGAGCCTGATCGATTTGTCGTGCACGAGCAGCATCATGTTCTTTCGTCGAAGGGTTGATAGGTGTCTGTACGCCCAATAAGGGTTCCATACCTTGCTGGAAAGCGGTCTGTAATGGAAGAGACTGTAGTCAAGTCAGCATTGAGACCTCGATCATCACGTTCAAGACCAAGTATGCAGAAGTGAAGGTATCAGAAAGCCATGCATGGTTTATAACCATAGTTTTACTGTGAAGTCTTAAAGACTAATCAAAATGATCATCATTGTAGGGATAATTGAATGTGGGACAAGGGTGGGGATGAAGTAAAACGAGAAACAGAGTATGGAAGAatagtcaactcacctgtttGATTGAAGCAAGAGCAAGTCGACAAGATggacaagtcagctttgttTCCTCTTTCAAAACAGATATAGCAGATGAGGTCGAGCAGTTTCagaaagtgaagaaataTAATAATAACCATGGTTTATGTCTTCAGAACGAAGGTTATGTCATATTTTGTTTCATCCGAGTAGGGTGGGTAAGGTAGAGTGTTGGTTTTATGATAAAGTGACAATCGGATTGGATTGGAAGGCGACACTCACTCTTCGCTTAAActcctcttcgatatctTTGAGCTTTCGAATAGCTTCCACTCTGGCTTTACTGATATTATGCTTCTCAGCTAGCTCGGCCACTTTTCGTCCTCTTCGCAGTTCCGCATAGACTTGATTCTGCGTCCAATcggagagaggtggaggaggtcggAAAGTTGGATTACTGCTGTATGGCTAAGTTACGCATGGTCAGCTCTAGTAACTATATGATCAGTCAAtatagctgactcaccacCTTCTCGCCCAGCCATTTTGCTTTCTGACCCTTGACAGGATCACGATATTGTGATCCCTCGGATTTCAACCAATCGGCAAAGAAGATATTACTGGATACCTTTCTGGGAGGTTGTCGTTCCTCCCCTGCAGCTGTGGAAGCATGTCTTCGGGCGATGGAGCGTCGACATGTGTTTGATACGGCTTGGAACGGGATCCTTGAAGGACCAGCTACGGAGGTGGTGAATGGCATGATTGAGAAATTGTCGATGATGGAATagattggatgggaagaggagtgagTCGAAGAGAATAAATTTCGGAAATGCAGAATGCAGAATGCAGATTCAGATGCAgtggatgatttgttgggTCTGTGCAATACGGAGTTATACGGCATTTGCATTCACACAAAGTGACAGTCTGGGCATGTGGCATGCTTCACTCACACGGGGATTGAAGCGATCTCCGGAATCCCGAAGTAGTCAAAAGCTCAGCTGGAAAAAGTCgaaagatgagggagatgtcgAAGAAGAAACGTAATAACATCAAAACAGCATCTCCATCAAAAGATCACTCAAACACCTATACAGCGAGCAAACCAATAGCAACACATCCCCCAAGCCTCAGCTGCTTATCCCAATCCGAACAAGACACATCCCCCTCCGGCTTTGGCCAAAATCACCAGTTATTCACACTattcctcatctcatcatcctcaacactCCATAACCCCATAACCCCATCATAATGACCACCCGATCCCTCGGCCCCCTCCCCGCAAACCTCTGCGCCCACCTGCAAAACACCTCCCGAGGCTTCCAGTCCAAAACCTCCgttcccttctccacctcctccctggccatctcatccatcctccttcgaTCAGGACTGATATCCAACGTATCTCTCGGATCACCCGCAGGACCCGATCCGAGCTCCTTCCAAACATTACCCATACCAGCTAGGAAGTTGTGGATAGGGTTGAAACACCGTAATGGACAGCCGGTCTTACGTAGAATGGGGTTGGTTtccaaaccctctttcaGAGTTGTAGTTGGGCGGGACGAGTTGGGGAGGTTGTTAGTTGGGAAAAGAGCACGGAACGTAGCTGGAGTAGGGATGGGGGAGATATTGATAGTTaggacggaggaggatgcgaAGAGCGGTAGGACTGGGACGAATAGGTATttggaggggtgggaagcTTGGAGAGCTGGATTAGGGGGTGAAGTCATATGTAGAGTAGGGTAGGTGTAGGTTGAAGGTTTTGGGGGGTTTAGCAGGTTTGAAAGAGCAACAACGACCATGGCACGATATCATAGATACCCTGTATGAAGATTATACTAATCATATGATGTGATGCGTGGTATATATGTATGCTACAGAGCTACAAGCACGATTAACTACTGTACTGTATTATAGATCTACCTTTAAACCTCCTCTCCATTGGCTATATTTCTACACTTGGGTCGTTTATATGATCCACACCCTTGCCTCTCTACTTTGTCTTCATGGCGGCCCGCTCCAAAGCAGCCGCTTGCACCTTTATCTCTTCCAATCGGTTGAGATGCGCCATCATGTTATCCCGAGCCAATCCCGCTCTTTCCTGATCTCCTTCCTGTCGATAGTACTCTGCAGATCCCGTCAGTAACAAATCCATCGCTTCTTGAAAATCGTTCACCTACCTTTTAGGCGATAAGCAAACCACAGACCCAGGAGTACCTGCCCAACACCATCCGCCCGATCTTTCCCACCCATAAGCTTCGCAACTTCCTTCCCCGCCTCTAACTGCCTGTACATcctgtctcttcctccataaTGATGTGTACTGGTCGTAAAGGCGAAGATGAGTAGTCGAAGGATATTGTTATTTGACTGTACGCTGATCTCATAGGCGTTCGAGAGTTGTTTCTTCGAGTTGACCACGTTCTCGTCAATAAGACTAGCCAACAGGTGACCAGCACCATTGAACATCGCGCTGGTGCTGCTCTTGCATTTCTCGGCCAGCGAATGAACCTTGTCTCGTCTTTCGGGGTGTTCAGGCAGTCCGCTGAGAAGACCTTGACTTCCCATAATTCCTATATCGGCGATCAGACCGAACTCGCTACCTTGGTTGATGAGCCTTCGACAAGCATCGTAGTATTTTGTAGCGACAGCGTCGATCCCGACAAGCATTGAGTACTGAGCAAAGAGGAGGCATAGGTGAGGTGCAAATAAGGGGAAAAGGTCGTGAGTGCGAAGGTGATCGATAATTTCCAACAGAAGCTGCTCGAGGTCAGCTGAATCCAACACTGATGTGAACTCACCCTATAGCTTGCCTCGAATTCGCTTCGGAACATCAAAGCTGTAACATTTTCAACCATCATCTCGGCTCTGATGATCATGACCTCTTTTTGCTGGATTTGAGTATGTGCGATACCATGCGGCAAGGAAACTATAATCACATTAGCAGAAGTCCATGCCAAATGGTTGGATTCTCACATCCAGAATCccacatatcatcagctcgtACCACACCTTCATACTCTCTCAGCGCTTTGGTATGTAAGATGTTTTTGCAAGTAGAATTTGATCCAGTGAAATCTCGTCTGCTGACAACGGTGGTGAGGTAGGTGAGCATATAGAGGATATTCGGCGGTGTCATTTGTACTTGTAAGGGTTGATCCCCAGGGACGTTGAGCTGTAATTATCAGCCTAAAATCTATGCTGGtttcactcaccatcatgaCACCTCCATTCGCACGCAGGATATTGAATATGCCATTCTCGGCAgtctcatccatcaacgcGTAGATCTGCTTGAGACAGGCCCTTGCATTATTATCGTTTCCTATACGACCTTCCCATAAAGCTCGCAGGATCATATAGTGAATGATCAACGAAGCTCGCCATGTGCGGTCATCGCCCTGTCCGGAGAGCTGTATATTCTGGGACAGGTCGTCGATAGACCCTATCACGGACGATAACGCAGAAAGGGTTTGGGAAGCCAATTCCCAGCGACGGTATACGAAGACGAAGCGAGCTTTGGTGAACGCGGTGAGCTGGACTATCTGCATATGACTTTTCGCATATGCTTCGGCCTGCAAAGTCATAATTCAGCTGTTATACAGATAGCTAGGGACTTAGAACTTACCATCAATTCGTCACAAACACTCAGGAACTCTGGTGATCCATTTTGTCCTACAAACTCGAGGTACAACAGGTGGAGGGCGTAGCGATGTGAAGTTTGATTTCTGCAATTGAAGTCAGTAGGGTGATCAGTCAGAGAACACAGACACCTAcctgttgttgttgagagCTTGCTGGACCATTCGTTTACCGAGGTTGGTTTTGTTCTATTATCATTTGGTCAGCTCGTTGGCCTTGGtggagatgaatgaatgacCTTACTTACCTGAATGAAAGCCAGGCGTATATTCAGCAGTTCCAGCTGAAATCTCATCGACAGGAAGGATGTTTGCCTCTGCGAGATAGAGTACTGAACAAGACGTCAGTCAAAGCTCCCAGAAGAGTATGTATATCCAATTAAACTTACAGATTGCCCAACAACATCTTGAATATCTCCAATCAATCTGGGTAGATCCACTCTCTGTTTCTTTTCGcttttcttcccctttccaGTAGAGGGTCCCGCACATGCGTTGTGTACCTTCAGTCCTACAATTCCAAATTCCAGTCCGAACGCTACTCTCTCCCTTTCCGACAGATCGGGGTATGCCAGCCCTGCTCGGAGGAAGTCGAGCGCTACCAGCTGTAAATCGAGAGCTTTGGCAGCCGCGTTGTGATCATGTATGAACGGCTGAGTGGAGCGAGAGTTGTAGAGTGGAGCTAGAGGTATACCTGGTACTGGAGCAGCTGAAATCGAAGGGTGGACAAAGGCTTGTTGGAGGTGCTGATGGGATGCGCGATGTGCTGAGAGGGCAAAGTGATATAGAAGTGCCGTGTCTGGTACTGTCGTTAGGAGTGGGGCAGGATATGGAGGTGCTGTAGATGCTTGATAGAGCTCTGGGGATAGCTTGCGCCTTTTCATATCATTGCTTCTGACATCATTGGGGTTTAGCAGTGTTGGAGTCgaatgaggaatgggattgtgagttgagtgatgagatgagctcGAAGTTTGGGCAGGATATGGGTATCCGCCCGACGAGCCATTCATGGTGTGATCACCTTGtgaagggggatgaagggtaCTGCGGGTGCTGAAGGAGTGTTGGTAGTTTTGTTTGATGAGGTCTCGTTCAAGAAGTGATGTATCGAAATCTCGaaatcctctctctctctttggCAAGTTATCGCAACTTGTCAACAAAGAAACGCGTCAATTGTCGATTGGTAATGGGATTACAACTCATTTTGTATTTTGTGGTTTCATTTATTAGAAATGTGTTGTAATGTACCTCATCTTACCGAATAGGTCCCGTGTCTAGCAGTAGTATGATTTTTTCAGGTTGAATGATGTTAGTACTGATGTTGCTTGTTTTGTCGATTTCTACTTTCTCATCCCGTCATTCTATCCTATACACATCGCATTCAACAGCTACATCGACACCCCAGACAATACTCACCGTCAGCCATCAGCTCTACAAACTACGCTCAGTCTTCTTCCGTTCTTACGAATAAAGCGAAGTAAATCATCGATACATACGCAATGTTCGACCACGGCTTTGATCCGGGCTATGTCTTCAGACATCCAGTGTTCCTGGTCACCTTCATCATTGCCATCCCAGCTTGGATCATCGCTTTCGCATCTCAAGCTGCAGCAGAGGCAAAGTACTGTGAGTCTATCTATTATCAACGTATAGATGAGAGGCTGATTCTTGCATGTCACAGCCTCTGCTGATGGGAGGACACCCGTGGTGAATACATTATGGTTTAATATATGGCTTCAACTGTGAGTCTCCCTTGCCCCATGACCAGTCAAAGGGGTGTATGCTGATAATCTCGTAGAGCCGTGATAATACATCTATTGTAGGTCAAAACCCATCTCGAACATAGCTAACAATGAAGCCTCGCCCTCGCATCCGACTCATTAGCAGTGCATCGATTCCAACTCGCAGTCGTCTTGGCAATCGCCACCGTCTTTGCCGTACACGGTGTAGAGttcatctttcaacctcaAGGCGCACTCATCGCAGTGGGAGTAGGATGGCTATTACTAATCATGGTTGATGTGTGTCACCCCTTCTCTTGCTTCCTTTTTCCAAAATACATTATCGCTGACAATGGATATGCACGCTAGCTCGTGTGGATCATCTACCTAAcctcagaggaagaatccTTCTTCTACAACCTATTGAATTCAGGGGGTACCGGCGGCCTATCTGGACCGGACCGTCGAATGCGCTCGGCACCCATCGCTCATAGAGACTCGGTATCTGGATTCGGcaatggtggtggtgagatGGGTATCGGAGGTGGAATGGGAGTCAACAATAACATGTCAAGAGGGATTTCGTCGCATAGTATCGGTGGTGGGTATCCCGtaggaggagtgggaggtaCAGGAGGATACGCTCCGGCAGCTACGGAAGGGACACCCCAGAAGGCTTCATCGGCAAGACATGATTATGCCAGTCCTGGGAATGAGGAACCAGAATATAAACATCGTGCAAAGTGAGCTCAACCACTCTCTCTTATGTATAAGACGAGCAGAGCTGATACATCCCACTACGTGTGACAGAGCAATGTACGCATACTCTGcttcagctgatgatcccAACGAAGTATCTTTTGCCAAAGGGGATATCCTTGAGGTACTGGATAACACGGGTAAATGGTTCCAGGTTAGAACACCCACGGGTGCTACGGGTGTAAGTCGTGGTATTGTGTGATCCAAGAGATCAAAGGGAGGATGTGCGCTAAATATAATGGTCTACATACAGATCGCTCCCTCCAATTATCTCACTTTACTCTGAGCCAttcccaccacctcatcccctcacTTATAACCTACCCATAAGCCCATACCCCACGAAACGAAAGAACCAACGAACCGAACGCAGCGAACAGCATACTATACGATATCCACATCTCTTACTTCCATTGATACTACTCTCTTGCTTGATCGGGGACTATCAAGTGATTCATATGCACATATCCAGTTCTTACGTACCATGCAACATATAATGTGAACTGGGACCGTTCAAGCGGTTCTAAATGTCTGTGCATAAGCATCCGTTACTTCATACTTAATGACATGAAAGCAATCTCTATAATACGAAAGTTTCTTATTCGCGGCTACTCTcacttctttcccttcttctttttcttcttcttcgaatTTCCGCCTGATGTGCTTGGCGCAGCTGCAGCTGGTTTCCCATCTGTGCCATCAGGAGATGGAGCTCGGGAAGCGTCAGCCGAGGTTGGTGTAGACTGAGTCTCTTCCGGCTGGTTGGGTGTAGCTTCGGTAGAAGTTTCA comes from Kwoniella bestiolae CBS 10118 chromosome 1, complete sequence and encodes:
- a CDS encoding serine/threonine-protein phosphatase 2A activator 2, encoding MTAESEQPVASTSYIPPTKYILSKAHLAAFQRSQTHQDILDFVDDLNEAIVGKKLTEAGEGSERTKPIIGILESILEIAKSTPPVDNKLSRFGNPAFKTFYDKVVDASRELHSRIEGLPSEGIPEVEVYFKESWGNKQRVDYGSGMEFNFLCWLLCLTKLGVFTKEDYQFLVLGVFWRYIEVMRYLQSTYWLEPAGSHGVWGLDDYHFLPFLWGSGQLKDHKYLRPKAIHDPEILEAFSKEYMYLSCISFINSIKTASLRWHSPMLDDISAVKTWSKVNEGMEKMYKAEVLGKLPVMQHALFGSLLPFPTPEQDPELKKALQEEGEVPQPDAHGHIHVKGETGWSMDCCGIPVPSAFAAAQDGATPHGGTPTFTARSGIKPIPFD
- a CDS encoding mitochondrial 37S ribosomal protein mS45 — protein: MPFTTSVAGPSRIPFQAVSNTCRRSIARRHASTAAGEERQPPRKVSSNIFFADWLKSEGSQYRDPVKGQKAKWLGEKVPYSSNPTFRPPPPLSDWTQNQVYAELRRGRKVAELAEKHNISKARVEAIRKLKDIEEEFKRRSLPLQTAFQQGMEPLLGVQTPINPSTKEHDAARARQIDQAHDSHPSTSAERLEEQRWDSGVGQEGSFGSRTRENASKGVERTAWEFRDEEQNLEDRRVLEQKEEELKQDPAHHGVVHEVLKREVMTATLFPTPVTEQAAGKKEKDATKAKELQVKKDQVEGVTIGGIHFVDTSFSKEFGGVNRGAKLREKRHRRKEAKKDKSTTQ
- a CDS encoding high osmolarity signaling protein SHO1 yields the protein MFDHGFDPGYVFRHPVFLVTFIIAIPAWIIAFASQAAAEAKYSSADGRTPVVNTLWFNIWLQLAVIIHLL